From Nymphalis io chromosome 29, ilAglIoxx1.1, whole genome shotgun sequence:
CTCGTCGGTCTATTCGAAGACACGAACCTGTGCGCTATCCACGCCAAGCGTGTAACGATCATGCCCAAGGATATTCAATTGGCGCGTAGGATCCGAGGAGAACGTGCTTAATTACGTGACGTCGTCGATTGCATACTACTgcgtgtgtttataataataataaatatacgtagtagtagtatttgcaaaatataattatcaaaaaggcccttttcagggccgcatatatatatctgaaaacgaaaaaaaaaaaaatgtttgtttcatACGTTCAATCACGTcacgaaatattattacaaattttaacataattcacGAGATCACGTCGAACacgctataataaatatatatatatatatatatatatatagtgatttcaaaacaatataatacatatagacAAAACAATATAGAATCAgataaagatttatctttttttttagtagtagtagtagtagtagtagtagtagtaattgtttgatattaataatatatctctgtcgatcttttttttctttatcaggaataaataaataaataaaaattggaaaGCAAAATAAATCTTCAAAACGAAAACAACACCGGCAAAACCAAACTAAAAACTCTCCCCCCGCACCCGGACACCGTCCCTACCAAAGTCCGATCCGATATCGCCATCTCTTTTCTCTATCTCGCGCGCGCAGCGGCGAACGGCGTACGTAACGTCGTGCGTGTACCAGTCGAGtgacagtatatatataacgaagctCCTGAATAAAGCGCACGACACAACGTGATCGTCTTTAACCGACATCGGACGGACGCGCTCGGAGTTTTGAACGTTTCTCTCTGTTCTCTCAGTGTGAACCGAAGACGACAACAAGAAATATACAATGACCGGTCGCGGTAAAGGTGGAAAAGGTCTGGGGAAAGGTGGCGCGAAGAGACACAGGAAAGTGCTCCGTGATAACATCCAAGGTATCACGAAACCGGCCATCCGTCGTCTCGCACGCAGAGGTGGTGTGAAACGTATATCCGGTCTGATATACGAGGAGACTCGCGGTGTGCTCAAAGTGTTCCTCGAGAACGTCATCCGCGACGCCGTCACTTACACCGAGCACGCGAAGAGGAAGACCGTGACCGCCATGGACGTCGTGTACGCTCTGAAACGTCAGGGTCGTACTCTCTACGGTTTCGGcggttaaaatactttaaaaaaaaacaacaacaacaaaaacaaaaaaggccCTTTTCAGGGCCGCATATCGATCTGTTTATACATtactttatatgaaaatactCGTTTCATTCGATCGATGACGTTAACGAAGAAAGGGGGTGGTATTCTGTGCGGTAcagattttatgtatattatatgtaatataatgtgtATAGTATAATTCTATGTATGCGCGTCGATCGACGAATACAGAAGAGTTAGTTATACCGGTTAGTTAGTTATACACACGtaacgatatatataaaactcgATTACTCATTTACcttaattacatttacattattcgatgattaaatatattaatgatgatgaatgttattattattattaatattattattattaaaacaaatttaaattcaatacatacatacatgttatTGCCGTTTAATCGCTTAGtcgctctctctctctctctctctctctctctccctCTCTCTCCTTTGGGCTCTCCTCCTCTTCACGGCTACGGGCTCAAGCGTCAAGCTACGGGCCGCACAccggccgccgccgccgccgccgacgacgacgacgacgacgacgacgacgacgacgacgctGTTGTATCGCACGGTGACACGCGCTCGCTCGCTCGCACGCTCGCTCTTTCGAATCGTTGACCTGTAAGACAAACgattgttgttattgtttataCTCTCTTTCGAAActtcattatttatcattatttaatagtttatattcTTTCAATATGATTCGCTTGGCAGAGTCCGTTTTCTCGCGCTTCGTACGCAGACTTGCATAGTAGTGTGTTTTACGAACGTCGACTTGGAACAAGCTAAAAATGTtggtaaattattgaataagagTTGTACTTTTACACAGTATCAGTCCGATATCTTCGCTTTCAATTTATCGATAGAACGAAACgtctaaatcgattttaatagaataaaaatgacttttaaaCGAGGCTCGAGGTACGCGTCTAGAACTATATCGAATTTAAACGCGAATCGTAATCATCGTCATCGTTACACGCGACGCGTTCGACTTTCGTATGAACGATAGGTTCATGAGGTATCGTTTCATATAATAGaacgtttaaaaaatactttactatGTATAAATATCGTATTCAAAAAGATACCTGTTAGTGAAAAGTTTTAAGCGTTCGTACGTGAAATTGTCTAGCGACATCGCGGTTCTCCTTACGGTATTGCTCGGACTCGACTCACTACTAGCGACCTCTCCGCgctctcttatatatataatatatcgaatcgaatatatatagattGAGGGTATTCTCGTGTTATATTCGAGTTGTGCTCGTGCAGTGtgtgttcataatatatataaataaatcaatcaaaaaaaaaaaaaaaaaaaaaattaaaacatggcCGACACAGCTGTAGCAACCGAAGCGCCAGCACCGGCGACCCCTGCGAAGAAACCCAAGGCGTCCGCGGTCGCCGCCGCCGGCGGTGGCGCCGCCGCCGCCAAGAAACCGAAAGCGAAACCTACTCACCCTAAAACGTCGGAAATGGTGAACAGCGCCATCAAAGAGTTGAAGGAACGTAGCGGTTCTTCGCTTCAGGCGATCAAGAAATACATCGCGGCTCAATACAAAGTCGATTCGGAAAAATTGGCTCCCTTCATCAGAAAGTATCTGAAGAGCGCCGTAGAATCGGGCGCGCTCATACAGACCAAGGGCAAGGGCGCATCGGGTTCGTTCAAGCTGGAATCGAAAACGTCGGCTTCGAAGAAACCCGCGGGCTCCGGAGCGGGAAGCGGGTCCGGCGGCGGCGGTGGCGGCGGAGGCGGCGGCAAGGCCGCGTCCTCGGCGGCTTCGGGTAAATCGAAGAAGGCCACGTCCGCTCCGGTCGGCGGCGGCAAGGGCGGCGGCGCCGCGGGCAAGAAAGCGGCCGCCGGCGGTGCTTCGTCCGGCACGGCGGCGTCTTCGCCGTCCAAATCTAAGGCGAAGGCTACGATTAAGGACAAAAAAGCGGCAGCGGCTAAAAAGAAAccggccgccgccgccgccaagAAGGCCGCCGCGGCCGCCGCTCCTTCGAAGGCGAAGGGTGCCGCGTCGAAGGCGAAGAAGAGTGCGAAGCCGCCGACCAAGAAACCTAAAGCACCGAAACCGAAGAAGGCAGCCGCCGCTGCACCGAAGTCGAAACCGGCGGCTAAGAAAGCGGCCGCCGCTAAAAAGTAAGTCCCCCGCCAGCAGCCGCCGCGGTGATAATGACGACGACATCGTTCAAAAGTGTTATCAACAACAACaactacaacaacaacaacaacaacatcgACAACATACATTTGTCCCGTCCCACGACGACGACTGTGATGATGACGATGCAAGCGTGTGCGGCGCGTAAATCGCACGATAAAAAGCCCTTTTCAGGGCTAACACAAATTTCTTAAGAAtcgaaagaaagaaagaagaagaagaaaaaaaaaaaaaaaaaaagtttcgaacGACACGACACGATACGATATACCCTCCTATCCCTCTCTATATagtacatatacatttatagatCACCATCGTGTACTACGTACGAAAGGTTGATATAAGATAGAtaaggaaaattatattaaataactaaacatattaatatttacatacgaaCAACACAAACTAcactattctttaaatattataatgataatattcacGATACCGCTCTAGCCCTACCTTCTCTCTTCCTTTCTCttacactttaatataatatttcgctttattattatttcaaataatcatTCGTTTTTCCATTCCATTCCATCGACGACGAACACCACCacaaccaccaccaccaccaccacgaaTTCGCACTCACTCGATCACCGGAACCATCTCCCCCGCCCGACTGCCCGAATttataacgtaacgtaacgtaacgtaacgaaCGACGACGacagatttgaaaaaaaaaaaaaaaaaaaaaaagtaaatattacaaataaacattattattaattaataaatatattattatacgcgCAGTTTACagtattaataatcattattaataaattattattattattatacgcgcAGTTTACAGTAAATTcgcgaatgaaaaaaaaaaaaaaaaaaatatcgaacgCTCCGCGATCATCGCTCAGTCAAAAGTCACCTCGATACGTCCGTGCAGATAGACGCGACGCCGTTCCGAGTATATAAAGGCGTTCGACAAATACGATACGAAGTCATTATTCACCGCACAGGCGAGCCGTACGCACGCGTATCGATCCGCGTTTCGTtcgttatacattttaataaaaactatctcTGTCGACATGTCCGGTCGCGGTAAAGGAGGCAAAGTCAAGGGGAAGGCAAAGTCACGTTCCAACCGTGCCGGTCTTCAGTTTCCCGTCGGACGTATACACAGACTGCTGAGGAAGGGTAACTACGCGGAGCGCGTCGGTGCCGGTGCACCGGTATACCTCGCGGCCGTCATGGAATACCTCGCCGCCGAAGTTCTCGAGTTGGCCGGCAACGCTGCCCGCGACAACAAGAAGACTAGGATTATACCGAGACATCTTCAGTTGGCGATCCGTAACGACGAGGAGCTTAACAAGTTACTCTCGGGCGTGACGATCGCACAAGGCGGCGTCCTCCCCAACATCCAAGCCGTTCTGCTGCCCAAGAAGACCGAGAAGAAGGCATAAACTGACGGTGGCTGTGCGCGACAATCGTTCGTTAGACGATGTCTCTGTCCGTCTTCGTCGT
This genomic window contains:
- the LOC126779627 gene encoding histone H1-like — encoded protein: MADTAVATEAPAPATPAKKPKASAVAAAGGGAAAAKKPKAKPTHPKTSEMVNSAIKELKERSGSSLQAIKKYIAAQYKVDSEKLAPFIRKYLKSAVESGALIQTKGKGASGSFKLESKTSASKKPAGSGAGSGSGGGGGGGGGGKAASSAASGKSKKATSAPVGGGKGGGAAGKKAAAGGASSGTAASSPSKSKAKATIKDKKAAAAKKKPAAAAAKKAAAAAAPSKAKGAASKAKKSAKPPTKKPKAPKPKKAAAAAPKSKPAAKKAAAAKK
- the LOC126779687 gene encoding histone H2A; the protein is MSGRGKGGKVKGKAKSRSNRAGLQFPVGRIHRLLRKGNYAERVGAGAPVYLAAVMEYLAAEVLELAGNAARDNKKTRIIPRHLQLAIRNDEELNKLLSGVTIAQGGVLPNIQAVLLPKKTEKKA